In one uncultured Devosia sp. genomic region, the following are encoded:
- the kdpB gene encoding potassium-transporting ATPase subunit KdpB, with product MSTTKRISMLDPAILLPALRDAFIKLDPRQLIRNPVIFVTEVVAVLVTALFFTDLMGGEGAPGFTGQIALWLWFTVLFATFAEAVAEGRGKAQAESLKRGKSNLFAKKLLFPDQKDNRGCEVIPATSLKIGDVVLVEVNDIMPGDGEVILGVASVNESAITGESAPVIREAGGDRSAVTGGTQVISDWLKVRITTKPGETFVDRMIGLIEGAKRQKTPNEIALSILLSGLTLVFMIAVVSLYGLAAYSGADLSVAVLAALLVTLIPTTIGGLLSAIGIAGMDRLIRFNVIATSGRAVEAAGDVDTLLLDKTGTITFGNRMASEFLPVAGVTEKYLAEAVLLASLADETAEGRSIVALAKSDFGLAEPAVAGNGTTTIAFSAQTRISGIDIDGRRIRKGAVDAVLRFVGLDKARAGADFNKAVDGIARSGGTPLAVAEADRLLGVVHLKDVVKPGIKERFAALRAMGIRTVMVTGDNPVTAAAIASEAGVDDFLAEATPEQKLDYIRREQVGGRLIAMCGDGTNDAPALAQADVGVAMQSGTQAAREAGNMVDLDSSPTKLIEIVEIGKQILMTRGSLTTFSIANDVAKYFAIIPALFLATYPQLGALNIMGLSSPESAILSAVIFNALIIVALIPLALRGVTYRPVGAAALLQRNLLIYGLGGLVAPFIGIKLVDMAVTAIGII from the coding sequence ATGTCCACTACCAAACGCATTTCCATGCTCGACCCGGCTATCCTGCTGCCCGCGCTGCGTGATGCCTTCATCAAGCTCGATCCACGGCAGCTGATCCGCAATCCGGTGATCTTTGTCACCGAGGTTGTGGCCGTGCTGGTCACGGCGCTGTTTTTCACCGATCTGATGGGCGGCGAAGGTGCACCAGGCTTCACCGGGCAGATCGCGCTCTGGCTCTGGTTCACGGTGCTGTTTGCGACCTTTGCCGAAGCGGTGGCCGAAGGGCGCGGCAAGGCACAGGCGGAATCGCTGAAGCGCGGGAAATCCAATCTCTTTGCCAAGAAGCTGCTGTTTCCCGACCAGAAGGACAATCGCGGCTGCGAGGTCATTCCGGCCACCAGCCTCAAGATTGGCGATGTGGTGCTGGTCGAGGTCAATGACATCATGCCGGGTGACGGCGAGGTGATCCTTGGCGTCGCCTCGGTCAACGAAAGCGCCATTACCGGCGAAAGCGCGCCGGTAATCCGCGAAGCGGGCGGCGACCGTTCTGCGGTCACAGGCGGCACCCAGGTCATTTCGGACTGGCTCAAGGTACGCATCACCACCAAGCCGGGCGAAACTTTCGTCGACCGGATGATCGGGTTGATCGAAGGCGCCAAGCGACAGAAGACGCCCAACGAGATCGCGCTGTCGATCCTGTTGAGCGGGCTGACCCTGGTGTTCATGATCGCCGTGGTCAGTCTCTACGGGCTTGCGGCCTATTCGGGCGCTGACCTATCCGTCGCGGTGCTGGCGGCGCTGCTGGTGACGCTGATTCCCACCACGATCGGCGGGTTGCTGTCGGCCATTGGCATCGCCGGCATGGATCGGCTGATCCGCTTCAACGTGATCGCCACTTCCGGTCGCGCGGTGGAAGCGGCCGGGGATGTCGATACGCTGCTGCTCGACAAGACCGGCACGATTACCTTCGGCAATCGCATGGCGTCGGAATTCCTGCCGGTCGCGGGCGTCACGGAGAAATACCTGGCCGAGGCGGTGCTGTTGGCCAGCCTTGCCGACGAGACCGCAGAAGGGCGTTCGATCGTGGCGCTGGCCAAGAGTGATTTTGGCCTGGCGGAACCGGCCGTGGCGGGCAATGGCACGACAACCATCGCCTTCTCCGCGCAGACCCGCATTTCGGGCATCGACATCGATGGTCGTCGGATTCGCAAGGGCGCCGTCGACGCGGTGCTGCGCTTCGTGGGGCTCGACAAGGCACGGGCCGGAGCCGACTTCAACAAGGCCGTGGATGGCATTGCCCGCTCCGGCGGCACGCCCCTGGCGGTGGCCGAAGCCGATCGCCTGTTGGGCGTGGTTCATCTCAAGGATGTGGTCAAGCCGGGCATCAAGGAGCGTTTTGCGGCGCTGCGCGCCATGGGCATTCGCACGGTCATGGTCACCGGCGATAATCCCGTCACCGCGGCGGCGATTGCCTCGGAGGCCGGTGTCGACGATTTCCTCGCCGAAGCGACGCCCGAGCAGAAGCTCGACTATATCCGCCGCGAACAGGTGGGCGGACGGCTTATCGCCATGTGTGGCGACGGCACGAATGACGCGCCGGCGCTGGCCCAGGCCGATGTCGGGGTCGCCATGCAGTCGGGCACCCAGGCAGCCCGCGAGGCGGGCAATATGGTGGATCTCGATTCCAGTCCGACCAAGCTCATCGAGATCGTCGAGATCGGCAAGCAGATCCTGATGACGCGCGGCTCGCTCACCACCTTCTCGATCGCCAATGACGTGGCCAAGTATTTCGCCATCATCCCGGCTCTGTTCCTCGCTACCTATCCGCAGCTTGGCGCGCTCAACATCATGGGGCTGAGTTCACCGGAATCGGCCATTCTTTCGGCGGTCATCTTCAATGCGCTGATCATCGTGGCGCTGATCCCGCTGGCCCTGCGCGGCGTCACATATCGCCCGGTCGGCGCCGCCGCGCTGCTGCAACGCAATCTGCTCATCTATGGCCTTGGTGGCCTCGTCGCCCCATTCATCGGCATCAAGCTGGTGGACATGGCTGTCACCGCAATCGGCATCATCTAG
- the kdpC gene encoding potassium-transporting ATPase subunit KdpC has product MLNQLRPAITLTAIFTLLLGLVYPVAVTGIGQAVFTAQANGSRIERDGVVIGSELIGQNFTRDEYFWPRPSATVPDPYNAAASSGSNIGPTGAALVERVAGAVAGGSSVPADAVTTSGSGLDPHITPQNAAAQVNRVAAARGVEMSNVQAILDSVTEQPLMGILGEPRVNVLRLNLALDEVAPFGN; this is encoded by the coding sequence ATGCTCAATCAACTTCGTCCCGCCATCACGCTGACGGCAATCTTTACCCTGCTGCTGGGGCTGGTCTATCCGGTGGCCGTTACGGGCATCGGCCAAGCGGTGTTCACGGCACAGGCCAATGGCAGCCGTATCGAGCGCGATGGCGTGGTGATCGGCTCCGAGCTCATCGGACAGAATTTTACCCGCGACGAATATTTCTGGCCGCGCCCCTCAGCCACCGTGCCCGACCCCTATAATGCTGCAGCGTCCAGCGGATCCAATATCGGGCCAACCGGCGCGGCATTGGTCGAACGGGTGGCGGGCGCTGTCGCGGGAGGCTCTTCGGTACCAGCCGACGCTGTCACGACCTCTGGTTCAGGGCTCGATCCCCATATCACGCCGCAGAATGCAGCGGCGCAGGTGAACCGGGTGGCAGCGGCGAGAGGCGTCGAAATGTCCAACGTCCAAGCGATCCTCGACAGTGTGACGGAACAACCGCTTATGGGTATATTGGGGGAGCCGCGGGTCAATGTGCTGCGCCTCAATCTGGCGCTGGACGAGGTCGCACCCTTCGGGAACTGA